CCATGCCGACCTTATCGGTGCTCGGAACATCGAGTCCAGAGCACGCACCTACAGGTACACCCTGGAGGTGCAGGGGTGCAGTCAGCCACCCATACGAGAACTATCGACACGATAGAGTCTCAAGCCCAGGCCTTCAGGCCGGGGTAGTTGACAGACTGATCTGACAGAGGGGTTCTTGCAACAAAAGCACAGATTCCATAAAAGAAAATGCGAGGGAAGGGATTCGAACCCTCGAACACCTACGTGACAAGGCCCTCAACCTTGCGCCTTTGACCTGGCTTGGCAACCCTCGCCTGTTACCCTATAGAGAAGGATCTTCACATTTTTTAATCTATCGCTCAACCGGGACACGCAAACCCCCCCTACAGGGTACCTTCCCGGAAAATCGCGGAATGGTAGGGTATCCGGCCCGGTGAGCGCAACGGTGCCGACCCCAAGAATCATTATCCCGCAGCGCCGATGATAATGCTGGCTATGTGGGCAAAAATCATGCAGGAATTTGCCGATTCCCCGGCCCAGGCCCGGGTCGTCAGGTTTCTCCTCGAGAACGGCTTTGGCGTCTCCGCTGAAGGGCGCATCACCTGCAATGGTATCGAGATACCGGCCACGCATATCGCACGGGAGATCGGGATCGACCGTCGGGTCGTCGATGCCACGGCCCGCCGTATCCTGACGATGGGGCCGGCAGCAGAGATATTTTCACTGATGAGAGCAACTCCCGACCTCTCCCGGGTGGCCGGGTTCCTGAAACTCACGGTCATCACCATTCTCCCGAGAGACGCCCATGAGAAGGGGATTGTCGGCGCGGTGGTCGGCGTCCTTGCCGCGCACGACCTGGCCATCAGGCAGATCTTCGTGAACGACCCGTACTTATCCGAGTCCCCGAAACTTGTCGTCGTCCTCGACGAACCCCTGCCTCTCGGCGTGATCGAAAAATTGCGGGCCCTCCCCCATGTTCAACAATTGATCATCTGAGGTGACGGAGGGGCTCGAGGTCGAGGCCGAGCCTGACGGCCCGCACCCGAAATTTTCTGCCGAGGGTAACAGATCGGTCCATCCGCTCTTCAGACGTGATCACCCGCGTCCCTTTTACCAGATTGTCGGCATGGGCCACAATCCGTTCCTCCAGCCTTTGCGGCACCGAGTCCCGGGGAATGAGCCCGAGAAGAGCGCATTCCTCGACGGTCAGCCCCGCGCCGATATGCCTCTGGACGATCCTGGCGACTTCATCAGGACACCCTGTCTGGCGGGCGAGGTCGGCGCCGACCTCGGCATGGTGGAGCGAGTGGGTCTCTGACCGGCCAAGGTCGTGGAGCATGGCTCCGGCTATCAGCAGTTCCCTGTCGACGACCGGAGACCGGGCATATCCTGCAGCGACGGCGTTAACGGTACGACAATGGGCGATGACGCGGGGATCGCACCCGGCATCACTCAG
This portion of the Methanofollis sp. genome encodes:
- a CDS encoding HDIG domain-containing metalloprotein, which gives rise to MQLLEQLEAHLSDAGCDPRVIAHCRTVNAVAAGYARSPVVDRELLIAGAMLHDLGRSETHSLHHAEVGADLARQTGCPDEVARIVQRHIGAGLTVEECALLGLIPRDSVPQRLEERIVAHADNLVKGTRVITSEERMDRSVTLGRKFRVRAVRLGLDLEPLRHLR
- a CDS encoding regulator of amino acid metabolism, contains ACT domain protein, which codes for MWAKIMQEFADSPAQARVVRFLLENGFGVSAEGRITCNGIEIPATHIAREIGIDRRVVDATARRILTMGPAAEIFSLMRATPDLSRVAGFLKLTVITILPRDAHEKGIVGAVVGVLAAHDLAIRQIFVNDPYLSESPKLVVVLDEPLPLGVIEKLRALPHVQQLII